In Spirosoma aureum, a single genomic region encodes these proteins:
- a CDS encoding YybH family protein, with the protein MKSEQTPITGKEKKESLAPDLQALSAFYAAFNERDLRKMEQNWVQSDEAVMDNPVGGIMRGWTNIKAVYERIFGGISRVEVEFYDYTVYRTSEVFFVVGRERGTLKKEGLTLELQIRTTRVFQLIKNNWKQIHHHGSMDDSVMLEKYQQALKGGC; encoded by the coding sequence ATGAAGTCTGAGCAAACACCAATTACAGGTAAGGAGAAAAAAGAAAGCTTAGCGCCTGACTTGCAGGCGCTCTCGGCTTTTTACGCGGCTTTTAACGAGCGCGATTTAAGGAAGATGGAGCAAAACTGGGTGCAATCAGACGAAGCAGTCATGGACAATCCCGTAGGTGGGATTATGCGGGGTTGGACGAACATAAAAGCGGTGTATGAAAGGATTTTTGGTGGTATATCACGAGTCGAGGTCGAATTTTATGATTATACAGTGTATAGAACAAGCGAGGTATTTTTTGTCGTCGGCAGAGAGCGTGGTACGTTGAAAAAAGAGGGTTTGACGCTCGAATTACAAATTCGCACAACACGAGTATTTCAACTAATTAAAAACAACTGGAAGCAGATTCATCATCACGGCTCGATGGATGATTCCGTGATGCTGGAAAAATACCAGCAAGCGCTAAAAGGCGGCTGTTAA